In Actinomycetes bacterium, the DNA window AGCTGCTCGATCGGGTAGCCGCGATAGCGCAGGATCCCCGCGTCGCCGTCGATGTAGGTGATCGCCGACGCGCACGAGGCGGTGTTCTTGAACCCGGAGTCCAGCGTGACGTGACCGGTGGTCGTGAGCAGCTTGCCGATGTCCAGCCCGGGCGGGCCCTCGGTGGCCGCGACGACGTCGAGGGGCAGGTGACCCTCCGGGTAGCTGAGGCTGAAGTCGGACATGAAGGCCCTCCTGCGTCTGGTCACGGGGATCCGCCCGTCGTGGCCCATCCTGTCAGGCCCGCTCGGCCCGGGGGCGCTCGGGCTACTGCCCAGTAGTCTCGGGGCGGTCGCTCTTCCGGCCCCTCCTGGCGAGCGCGGGAGGCGGCTGGTAGGCAGGGGGCGTGGAGGGCGACGGCAACGGCTGGGTGTCCTGCGCGCTGGGTCACCGGCACTGGGGGTTGCACGGCGCCGCCGGCCTGCTGCTGTACGCCGTCGACGACCGTGGCACCCCTCAGGTGCTCATGCAGCACCGCGCGGCCTGGACCAACGAGGGCGACACGTGGGGCGTGCCCGGCGGAGCCAGGGACAGCCACGAGGACGCGCCGGCCGCGGCTCTGCGCGAGGCCGCGGAGGAGGCGGGCATCCCCTCCTCGGGAGTCCGGGTGCGCGAGGTCAGCCGTGACGAGCACGGCGGGTGGGCGTACGAGACGGTGCTCGCCGACACGCCCGTGCCCCTGCCGACGGTGGCCAACCAGGAGAGCGAGGCGCTCGCCTGGGTGCCGATGGCCGAGGTGGAGGGGCTTCGGCTGCACCCGGGTTTCGCCGGGACGTGGTCACGCCATCGGGCGGAGCCGCTGGCCCTGGTCGTCGACGCGGCCAACGTGGTCGGGTCCCGCCCGGACGGGTGGTGGCGCGACCGGGAGGGGGCGGCCCGGCGGCTGCGGGAGTCGCTGGAGCCGTGGCGGGCGCGGCTGGTCCGCGACCCCGACGGCGCCCTGCGAGTCGTGGCCTCGGTGCTGCTCGTGGTGGAGGGGCGGGCTCGTCCCGTCTCCGAGGACCCGGGCTGGGTGGACGTCGTCGCGGCGCCGGGCACCGGGGACGACGCCATCGTCGACGCGACCGAGGGGCAGCCCAGCGGGCGGGTGCTGCTCGTGACCGCCGACCGCGGCCTGCGCGCGCGCGTCGGCACGGCCGTCACGGGGCCGACGTGGCTGCTCGACCGACTGC includes these proteins:
- a CDS encoding NUDIX domain-containing protein, yielding MEGDGNGWVSCALGHRHWGLHGAAGLLLYAVDDRGTPQVLMQHRAAWTNEGDTWGVPGGARDSHEDAPAAALREAAEEAGIPSSGVRVREVSRDEHGGWAYETVLADTPVPLPTVANQESEALAWVPMAEVEGLRLHPGFAGTWSRHRAEPLALVVDAANVVGSRPDGWWRDREGAARRLRESLEPWRARLVRDPDGALRVVASVLLVVEGRARPVSEDPGWVDVVAAPGTGDDAIVDATEGQPSGRVLLVTADRGLRARVGTAVTGPTWLLDRLPTP